In Mixophyes fleayi isolate aMixFle1 chromosome 4, aMixFle1.hap1, whole genome shotgun sequence, the following proteins share a genomic window:
- the RASSF8 gene encoding ras association domain-containing protein 8: protein MELKVWVDGVQRIVCGVTEATTCQEVVIALAQAIGRTGRYTLIEKWRETERHLAPHENPVISLNKWGQYASDVQLILRRTGPSLSERPTSDCIAHAHIPERNLYRQSLPPLAKLRPQNDKSIKRREPKRKSLTFTGGAKGLMDIFGKGKESELKQRVLKNCKTSAEELKKLIHLQTEKLLTLEKQLDSSQAEERYWEQKHKSGLEEEIGRLEQKIKRNEVEIEEEEFWENELQIEVENEKQLKEQLQEMTQQMVQCENQLKSYQSQIHSIGSGIEAEKLQREVQESQINEEVVRGKIEKIKAELEVQGLESVRLENGTKAVERSLGQAAKRLMDREQDLEQLTKELRQVNLQQFIQQTGTKVTVLPAEPSDAEFSQPEKEPTFQSGSLKRPGSSRQLPSNLRILQNALSSGFNPEGIYV, encoded by the exons GTCGCACCGGAAGATACACATTGATAGAGAAatggagagagactgagagacattTAGCTCCTCATGAAAACCCAGTGATTTCGTTAAACAAGTGGGGACAGTACGCCAGCGACGTGCAGCTGATTTTGAGGCGCACCGGGCCGTCTCTGAGCGAGAGGCCCACGTCGGACTGCATTGCCCATGCCCACATCCCGGAGCGGAACTTGTACAGGCAAAGCCTTCCTCCTCTGGCCAAACTGCGCCCCCAGAACGACAAGTCCATAAAGAGGAGGGAGCCAAAGAGAAAGTCTCTGACTTTTACCGGTGGTGCCAAGGGACTAATGGACATTTTTGGGAAAGGTAAAGAGTCTGAGTTAAAGCAAAGAGTTCTTAAGAACTGTAAAACATCAGCCGAGGAGCTGAAGAAGCTGATTCACCTACAGACCGAGAAGCTCCTGACGCTCGAGAAGCAGCTGGACTCCAGCCAAGCGGAGGAGCGATATTGGGAACAGAAGCACAAGTCCGGTTTGGAGGAGGAAATCGGGAGGTTGGAGCAAAAGATCAAACGGAACGAGGTGGAGATCGAGGAAGAGGAGTTCTGGGAGAACGAGCTGCAAATCGAGGTAGAAAACGAAAAGCAGCTTAAGGAGCAGCTCCAAGAGATGACCCAACAGATGGTCCAATGCGAGAACCAGCTGAAGAGTTACCAGAGCCAAATCCACAGTATAGGGAGCGGGATTGAGGCGGAGAAACTGCAGAGGGAGGTGCAGGAGTCACAGATTAATGAAGAAGTTGTGAGGGGGAAGATTGAGAAGATCAAAGCTGAGCTGGAGGTTCAGGGACTGGAAAGTGTACGGCTGGAGAACGGCACCAAGGCGGTGGAGAGGTCTCTGGGACAGGCCGCAAAGAGGTTGATG GATCGAGAGCAGGATCTAGAACAATTGACCAAAGAGCTCCGGCAGGTGAATCTCCAACAGTTCATCCAGCAAACTGGCACTAAAGTCACGGTGCTCCCGGCAGAGCCCAGCGATGCCGAATTCTCCCAGCCAGAAAAGG AGCCAACGTTTCAGTCGGGGTCTCTAAAACGGCCGGGGTCTTCGCGGCAGCTGCCCAGCAACCTACGGATCCTCCAGAACGCCCTGTCGTCGGGATTCAACCCTGAGGGCATCTACGTATAA